A window of Acidobacteriota bacterium genomic DNA:
CGACGACTTCCTCGATGCGCGCGGGGTGGATGCGTCCGTCGGCGAGCAGGCGCTCGATGGCCTGCCTGGCGATCTCCCGGCGGAAGGGATCGAAACTCGACAGGATGATCGCGCCCGGCGTGTCATCGATGATGAGCTCGACGCCTGTCGCCTGTTCGAGCGCGCGGATGTTGCGGCCTTCACGTCCGATGATGCGGCCCTTCATGTCGTCGCTGGGGAGATCGACGACCGAGACGGTGGTCTCGATGGCGTGTTCGGCGGCGCTGCGCTGGATGGCGTCGGTGACGATCTGTCGCGCGCGTGCGGCGGCCTGCTCGCGCGCCTCCGCTTCGAGCCGCTTCAGGAGGTGTGCCGCGTCACGCCGCGCGTCGTGTTCGATGTGACGCAGCAATTCGGCGCGGGCCGCGTCGGCGGTGAGTCCGGCCACGCGTTGCAGTTCCCCGATGGTTTCGGCGTGCCGGGCCGCGATGGCCTGCGCCGTGGCGTCGACCTCCGCGCGTTGCCTGGTCAGGTCGTCGCGTGTCCGCGCAAGGTCCTGTTCGAGGTGCAGCAGCGCCGCCGCACGCTCCACTGACGCACGGGCCTGCTCCTCAGCCCGTTGCGCGGTGGTCTGCGCCTCGCGCTCGACATCGCGTGCGGCGCGCTCGGCATCGACGAACACGGCGTGCGCCCGCTCCCTGGCGGCCAGTTCCGCTTCCTTGCGCTGCGACTCGGCGTCGCGTTCGGCGGTGGCAATGATGCGGGCGGCTTCCTCGCGCGCGTGTGCCGCGTCGGCAGACAGGCGCTTGCGCGCGATGTTCAGCCACACGAGCACGGCGAGAGCCGCCGCGCCGTCCAGTACCAGACCGAGCACTTCGAGCGAGTTCAACTGGGCCAAGATGAATCCTGTCGACTGTCACCCGAACACCCTCGCCGAGGCAAGCGCGAGGAGAACGGGAGCGTGTCGCAGTCGCCCTGACGGGGGCGTGTGCGGCTGGCTGGGGAGCGCCGCAGGCGATCAACCCCGCGTTGCCGTGTGGGGAGGTCGTTGAACCTGCAGAAGCAGGTGGAACCACTGTAAAAGCCGCGCTTCAGGCTTCCTCTCTGCGGAGGCATGCACACCACGCGGCCCTCGCGATTCGCTTGGGGTGAAGAACATCGGCTCAAGCGATCCTCTACCCATCACGCACAACGCAGGCAACCCCGATGGTAGCACGGGGCCTCCGTGTGGTGTCAGCCGCCATGCCGTGCCAGGACGGCGTCGATGAGGTGCTCGAGTGCGGCCGCGCGGTCCACGAGTTCGGCGGCCACGCGCGTGTCCTCGTCGCGGCCGCGAAGGCACTCGTCGGCGATGTTGAGCGCCGCGAGCACCGCGAGCTTGGTCGATTCGCCGATCGGCACGGCGCTCGACGCGGCTTCCATCGTGCCGTCCACATAGCGCGCCAGCGTGTGGACGTACGACGGATCGAGCGCGCTGCGCACCGGATAGCGCAGGCCCTGGATGTCCACCATGACGACGTGCGTGGGCCCCGCCTGCTCGGCGAGCGGCGTGTCATCGTCCACGGGGGAGGCGGCGTTGACCCTCACGTCTACATCTGGAGTGCGTCGAGTTGCGCGAGCATGTCGGCGACGCGTGCCCGCACCTGATCGCGTTCATCACGCAGGGACTGCAGTTCCACGGCCACGCCTTCGGCATCGGCGAGCTGCGCCTGGAGGGCATCCACTTCACGCGTGAGCCGATCGTTGTCCGTGCGGAGGCGGCTGGCTTCCGCGCGGCTCTTCTCGACCAGCGCGATGAGCTGGCGGATCTTCTCGTCGAGGCGCTCGACCACGCCGAGGTCGGCGGCCGTCACGGTGGTGCTCATGTGCGAACTCCCTGATCGGCGGTCCGCCGATCCAGTCAACGCAGGGTCGCGCCGTGCCCGGCCGCCAGCGCCGCGAGGATGCCGTCGACGGCCGACTGCACCTCCACATCCGTCAGCGTGCGCTCGGCCGCGCGGAACGTGAGTCTCAGCGAGAGGCTCACGGTGCCCGCGGGCAGCGACGATCCCTGATAGCGATCGAACTCGCGCACCTCCACCAGCGTGGACGGCGCAGCGGTGTGAATCGTGTCACGAACCCTCACCGCGGGCAAGTCGGCCGGCACGACGATCGACAGGTCGCGCACCACCGATGGGTGCCGCGGGAGAGGCGCCATCACGGCCTGCCAGTCTGGCGCATGGTCGGGAGCCGCGAGGTCGAGATCCACCTCGGCCACGAACACGGGATCCGCACCCGGCAGCCCGCGCGCTTCGGCAAGCGCGGGAGCCAGTTGACCCACCCACCCCACGTCCACGCGCCCGCCGGCATCCGCCCTGACGACGCGCGCTGCGCGGCCCGGCATGAACGCGGCGTGATCGGCCGGCTCGAGCGTGAGGGGCGTGCGAAGGACGTCGCCGATGCGTGCGACGACGCCGATGACGTCGTACACGTCCACGGGACGGCCACTGCGGCTCCAGTGTTCAGGCGCGGCGGCGCCCGTCCACGCGACTGCCACGCCATGCGTCTCGCCATGCGCGTCGGTGAAGCGCGTGCCGAGTTCGAACAGCCGGATGTCGCGATGTTCGCGCCGGCGATTGTGCGAGAGACTGTCGATCACGCCCGGCAGCACCCAGGGCCGCAGGACGGCGAAGAGCTCCGACAGCGGATTCGCGATGGCGATCGGTGCCGCGTCGAACGGCGCCGCCGCGGCCCGCTCGATGAACGTGAACGTCACGGCCTCCGCGAAGCCGGCGCCCACGAGCATGTCGCGTACGCGCGCGTCGCGCACCAGACGCGGCGCCGTCCGGGCGGGCGGAGCAGCGAGCGGCGGGAACGTCACGGGCAGGCGGTCGTAGCCAGCACACCGCGCGACTTCCTCGATGAGGTCTTCTTCGCGCGTTACGTCCCCGCGCCATCCGGGGATGGTCGCGATCCACGCAGGTCCGTTCGCGTCATCGTCGTGCGCGAGGCCGAAGCCGAGCGACGTCAGGATCGACTCGACTTCCGCAACGGGCACCTCCATGCCGAGCACGCGCGCGATGCGTGGCCATCGCAGGCGCACGGTGCGCAGCGCAAGTGCCGGCGTCCCCGCGACCACGTCGCCGCCACGCACGCGACCGGCGCCGATCTGCGTCAGTACCTCCACGGCGCGGTGCAGGGCACGCAGCGGCATCGAGGGATCGGTACCGCGCTCGAAGCGATACGAGGCCTCGGTCGAGAGCTGGAGCCGGCGTCGGGTGCGGCGCACCTGCGCAGGCTCGAAGTACGCACTTTCGAGTGCGATGGTTTTCGTTGTCGCGCCGATCTCGGTCGCGTCACCGCCCATCACGCCCGCCACCGCCTGCGCGCCGGCATCGTCGGCGATCACCAGCATGTCGTCGGCGAGCGTGCGCGCCACGCCGTCGAGCGTGGTCAGGCGTTCGCCCGCGTGCGCGGTGCGCACGGTCAGCTGATGTCCGGCGATCGTGTCGTAGTCGAACGCGTGCAGCGGCTGGTTCAGCTCGAGCAGCACGTAGTTGGTGACGTCGACGATGTTGTTGATCGAGCGGACGCCGGCGAGCGTGAGTCGCTCGACGAGCCAGGTGGGGGAGGGGCCCACCGTGACGTCCATCATCGCCGCGCAATAGAGCGGGCACAGATCCGCGCGTTCGACAGACACACGCAGCGCGGCGCCGTCGTTCTGCGCGACGCGTGCCTCGGCAACCGCCGGCACGGGCACGCGCAGCGGCACGCCGTAGCGCACCGCCAC
This region includes:
- the pheT gene encoding phenylalanine--tRNA ligase subunit beta; this translates as MRILVSWLRDYVDVPVTIDQLANDLSMRGFEVAAVDSVEGRPDDAVIDFEITANRPDCLSVLGMAREVAVRYGVPLRVPVPAVAEARVAQNDGAALRVSVERADLCPLYCAAMMDVTVGPSPTWLVERLTLAGVRSINNIVDVTNYVLLELNQPLHAFDYDTIAGHQLTVRTAHAGERLTTLDGVARTLADDMLVIADDAGAQAVAGVMGGDATEIGATTKTIALESAYFEPAQVRRTRRRLQLSTEASYRFERGTDPSMPLRALHRAVEVLTQIGAGRVRGGDVVAGTPALALRTVRLRWPRIARVLGMEVPVAEVESILTSLGFGLAHDDDANGPAWIATIPGWRGDVTREEDLIEEVARCAGYDRLPVTFPPLAAPPARTAPRLVRDARVRDMLVGAGFAEAVTFTFIERAAAAPFDAAPIAIANPLSELFAVLRPWVLPGVIDSLSHNRRREHRDIRLFELGTRFTDAHGETHGVAVAWTGAAAPEHWSRSGRPVDVYDVIGVVARIGDVLRTPLTLEPADHAAFMPGRAARVVRADAGGRVDVGWVGQLAPALAEARGLPGADPVFVAEVDLDLAAPDHAPDWQAVMAPLPRHPSVVRDLSIVVPADLPAVRVRDTIHTAAPSTLVEVREFDRYQGSSLPAGTVSLSLRLTFRAAERTLTDVEVQSAVDGILAALAAGHGATLR
- the rny gene encoding ribonuclease Y, encoding MAQLNSLEVLGLVLDGAAALAVLVWLNIARKRLSADAAHAREEAARIIATAERDAESQRKEAELAARERAHAVFVDAERAARDVEREAQTTAQRAEEQARASVERAAALLHLEQDLARTRDDLTRQRAEVDATAQAIAARHAETIGELQRVAGLTADAARAELLRHIEHDARRDAAHLLKRLEAEAREQAAARARQIVTDAIQRSAAEHAIETTVSVVDLPSDDMKGRIIGREGRNIRALEQATGVELIIDDTPGAIILSSFDPFRREIARQAIERLLADGRIHPARIEEVVEKVKSELDDTVRREGETAAFELGLHDVHPELLTLMGRLKFRTSYGQNVLNHSREVAWLAGIMAKELGLDQHVSVRAAFLHDIGKAIDREMSGTHLELGLDVLRKHGERQPVLDAVAAHHMDIDWPSLEAMIVQAADAISAARPGARRDILESYVKRLEKLESIASSFKGVSRSFALQAGREIRIMVQSDEVSDEDSVWLSKDIARRIENELEYPGQIKVTVIRETRAVEIAR
- the zapB gene encoding cell division protein ZapB, with protein sequence MSTTVTAADLGVVERLDEKIRQLIALVEKSRAEASRLRTDNDRLTREVDALQAQLADAEGVAVELQSLRDERDQVRARVADMLAQLDALQM
- a CDS encoding cell division protein ZapA, with amino-acid sequence MRVNAASPVDDDTPLAEQAGPTHVVMVDIQGLRYPVRSALDPSYVHTLARYVDGTMEAASSAVPIGESTKLAVLAALNIADECLRGRDEDTRVAAELVDRAAALEHLIDAVLARHGG